A single genomic interval of uncultured Desulfobulbus sp. harbors:
- a CDS encoding MBL fold metallo-hydrolase: MRTILAALVFLIVTTLHTYAAEVVRRDVISTSAGDLELFFIGHSSLIMTYHGKVIHFDPYGKVGNYATLPRADLIFITHNHVDHFDLEALQKIRKPGTVIIEPPICAEDVPDGWIMTNGERLRIWDLRVQATPAYNILRHREDGNLYHAPGVGNGYVITFANRRIFVAGDTENIPEIKALKNIYCAFLPMSPDSTMTPEMVADVARAIKPKILYPYHYKDTDPEQLVTLLKDIPEIEVRIRPLR; the protein is encoded by the coding sequence ATGCGCACCATCCTGGCCGCTCTTGTCTTCCTCATCGTAACGACACTGCACACCTATGCCGCCGAGGTCGTCCGGCGTGATGTCATCTCAACCTCTGCCGGTGATCTGGAACTGTTCTTTATCGGTCATTCCTCGCTGATCATGACCTACCATGGCAAGGTGATTCACTTCGACCCCTACGGCAAGGTCGGCAACTACGCCACCTTGCCCCGGGCCGACCTGATTTTCATCACTCACAATCATGTGGACCACTTCGATCTCGAGGCCCTGCAGAAAATACGCAAACCCGGCACGGTCATCATAGAGCCGCCCATCTGCGCCGAAGACGTGCCGGATGGCTGGATCATGACCAACGGCGAGCGCCTGCGCATTTGGGACCTCCGTGTGCAGGCAACACCGGCCTACAACATCCTCCGCCACCGCGAGGACGGCAATCTCTACCACGCCCCAGGAGTGGGTAACGGCTATGTGATCACCTTTGCCAACCGCCGGATCTTTGTTGCCGGAGATACCGAGAATATCCCAGAGATCAAGGCACTGAAAAATATCTACTGCGCCTTTCTGCCGATGAGTCCGGACTCGACCATGACCCCGGAGATGGTGGCCGACGTGGCCCGGGCGATCAAGCCCAAGATCCTCTACCCGTACCACTACAAGGATACCGATCCCGAGCAACTGGTAACCCTGCTCAAGGATATACCGGAGATCGAGGTGCGGATTCGCCCCTTACGATAA
- the tsaA gene encoding tRNA (N6-threonylcarbamoyladenosine(37)-N6)-methyltransferase TrmO: MQSITLPELTCIGVVHGDIVDLETAPKNYSISDHSGVLEIDPRYLDAMDGIKAGMTIVVLFWLHRSSRDVLKVYPRGDRSRGLSGVFATRSPVRPNPIALSELRVLSVEGNRIEVYGLDVLDGTPIIDIKKQISA; encoded by the coding sequence ATGCAATCAATCACCCTTCCCGAACTCACCTGTATCGGCGTGGTCCACGGCGATATCGTTGACCTTGAAACCGCGCCAAAGAATTATTCCATCTCCGACCATAGCGGCGTCCTTGAAATCGATCCCCGATACCTGGACGCCATGGACGGGATCAAGGCTGGGATGACCATCGTGGTCCTGTTCTGGCTGCACCGATCCTCGCGCGACGTGCTCAAGGTCTATCCCCGCGGTGATCGCAGCCGGGGACTGAGCGGCGTCTTTGCCACCCGCAGTCCGGTTCGCCCCAATCCCATTGCCCTCTCGGAGTTGCGTGTCCTGTCGGTGGAGGGAAATCGGATTGAGGTATACGGGCTCGATGTGCTTGACGGTACGCCGATCATCGACATCAAAAAGCAGATTTCCGCATAA
- a CDS encoding Tex family protein, giving the protein MTNHAHRIARKLQLTQQQVQTVTDLLDDGATIPFIARYRKETTGSLDEVQLSAIRDLQAELAELDRRRSSILSSLEERDLLSTELHAAVTAAPDLATLEDLYLPFRPKRRTRAQKARERGLEPLAQLLFSQKGGGIDPAPFVNAELEVNNAEEALAGARDIIAEWVSEHAELRSRMRALFQRKALVRAKVAKGKEEEGCKFRDYFDWQEPVAKLAGHRLLAMLRGEQEKVLGLSFLPPENEALEILCRQTVRSSDLSGQQVRLAVEDSYKRLLAPSLENELRANLKEQADLEAIAVFADNLRQLLLAAPLGAKRTLALDPGFRTGAKLVCLDRQGQLLHHTTIYPTLSAKQQQEAGQTVLALCNRFQIEAIAIGNGTAGRETEAFVRALELPSGTIVTMVDESGASIYSASEVARREFPEHDLTVRGAVSIGRRLQDPLAELVKLDPKAIGVGQYQHDVNQKALKQGLDDVVISCVNRVGVEVNSASPELLTFVSGLGETLATNIIAFRREHGPFTDRKQFLKVPRLGKKAFEQCAGFLRIHDGTNPLDRSGVHPERYALVARMAQDCGCSVAELMEAPSRRQQIRLERYLLGDVGLPTLEDILLELGKPGRDPRQRFEAFAFAEGIEKMEDLSEGMWLPGIVTNVTKFGAFVDIGVHQDGLIHISQLADRFVKDPAEVVRVRQQVRVRVLSVDAARRRIALSLRDV; this is encoded by the coding sequence ATGACCAATCACGCCCACCGTATTGCCCGCAAGCTGCAGCTCACCCAGCAACAGGTGCAGACCGTTACCGACCTGCTCGACGATGGGGCCACCATCCCCTTTATCGCCCGCTATCGCAAGGAGACCACCGGTTCCCTTGACGAGGTGCAGCTCTCGGCCATCCGCGATCTCCAAGCCGAACTGGCGGAGCTCGACAGACGCCGTTCCTCGATTTTGAGCTCCCTTGAAGAACGCGACCTGCTGAGCACGGAGCTGCATGCCGCCGTCACCGCGGCACCGGACCTGGCGACCCTGGAGGATCTTTACCTGCCCTTTCGCCCCAAGCGGCGGACCCGGGCGCAAAAGGCCAGAGAGCGCGGCCTGGAGCCGCTGGCCCAACTTCTTTTCAGCCAAAAGGGTGGGGGCATAGATCCGGCCCCGTTTGTCAACGCCGAGCTGGAGGTGAACAACGCGGAGGAGGCCCTGGCCGGTGCCCGCGATATCATCGCCGAATGGGTCAGCGAACATGCGGAGTTGCGCTCCCGGATGCGGGCCCTCTTTCAGCGCAAGGCCCTGGTCCGCGCCAAAGTTGCCAAGGGAAAGGAGGAGGAAGGCTGTAAATTCCGTGACTATTTTGATTGGCAGGAACCGGTGGCAAAACTCGCCGGACACAGACTGCTGGCCATGTTGCGCGGTGAGCAGGAGAAGGTGCTCGGCTTGAGTTTTCTGCCGCCGGAGAATGAAGCGCTGGAAATTCTCTGCCGCCAGACCGTGCGCAGCAGCGACCTGAGCGGGCAGCAGGTCCGCCTGGCGGTGGAGGACAGCTATAAACGGTTGCTGGCCCCATCGCTTGAAAACGAACTGCGCGCAAACCTCAAGGAGCAGGCCGATCTGGAGGCGATTGCCGTCTTTGCCGACAACCTGCGCCAGTTGCTGCTGGCTGCACCGCTTGGCGCCAAACGAACCCTAGCGCTCGATCCCGGATTCCGCACCGGTGCCAAACTGGTCTGCCTGGACCGGCAGGGACAACTCCTCCACCACACCACCATTTACCCGACCCTGTCGGCCAAACAGCAGCAGGAGGCCGGCCAGACGGTGCTTGCGCTCTGCAACCGCTTCCAGATCGAGGCCATCGCCATCGGCAACGGGACCGCCGGCCGGGAAACCGAGGCCTTTGTCCGTGCCCTGGAGCTGCCGTCAGGGACGATCGTCACCATGGTCGACGAGAGCGGCGCCTCGATCTACTCGGCCTCCGAGGTGGCACGGCGGGAATTTCCCGAGCACGATCTCACCGTCCGCGGCGCGGTCTCCATCGGCCGCCGCCTGCAGGACCCCCTGGCGGAACTGGTCAAGCTCGACCCCAAGGCCATCGGTGTCGGCCAGTACCAGCACGATGTCAACCAGAAGGCGCTCAAACAGGGGTTAGACGACGTGGTTATCAGCTGCGTCAACCGGGTGGGCGTCGAGGTCAACAGCGCCAGCCCGGAGCTGCTCACCTTCGTCTCCGGCCTGGGCGAAACCCTCGCCACCAATATCATTGCCTTTCGCCGCGAGCACGGCCCCTTCACCGACCGTAAACAGTTCCTCAAGGTGCCGCGCCTGGGCAAGAAGGCCTTTGAACAGTGCGCCGGATTTCTCCGCATCCACGACGGGACCAATCCCCTGGACCGCTCCGGCGTCCATCCGGAACGCTATGCCCTTGTCGCCCGGATGGCCCAGGATTGCGGCTGCAGTGTGGCGGAACTGATGGAGGCCCCTTCCCGCAGACAACAGATCAGGCTCGAGCGGTACCTGTTGGGCGATGTCGGCCTGCCGACCCTGGAAGATATCCTGCTGGAGCTGGGCAAGCCAGGCCGTGATCCACGCCAGCGGTTCGAGGCCTTTGCCTTTGCCGAGGGTATCGAAAAGATGGAAGATCTGTCAGAGGGGATGTGGCTGCCAGGCATCGTCACCAATGTCACCAAATTTGGGGCCTTTGTCGATATCGGGGTGCATCAGGACGGCCTGATCCATATCAGCCAGCTTGCCGACCGATTTGTCAAAGACCCGGCCGAGGTGGTCAGGGTGCGGCAGCAGGTCCGGGTGCGGGTTTTGAGCGTGGATGCGGCGCGCAGGCGGATTGCCCTGTCCCTGCGCGACGTGTGA
- a CDS encoding sensor domain-containing diguanylate cyclase has translation MVIQSEQLLETVLDLERSRQREREIRLEAEALLEGLRGMSGTQEQEDLFQALIHALRNVIDFEQAFILQARAATTMTVLATTALSMKNSRWQIGPVFAKALQGKPVATFDVSQVPEWKDQPPEIRTNTRSALHIGLKGSAWDTMLVVTHSHPKHFGPSQVKKAMRFSPLASQAILTLELRKALLERDRFYQLSLDAMAIFTMDGTIIQHNQGWCDSFNADRPPVHNIFELTPPDEGEQWQQVMETLHVRGGSRAIKTRLRAGAGEYHWFSCSIAVYPDQMLYYIVARDITESVLFEQKLAYQAGHDSLTGLRNRAEFMDYLKTTFSRYKNDSGTCFALLFLDLNKFKTINDTLGHEIGDELLKAFATTLQEVVRSEDIVSRFGGDEFTIILKKIHSVVDAETVAHRIREKCQIPYELKGHRVQASTSIGIAVSAPDFRHEEEMIHAADLAMYTAKKEKLPFSIHHGPLQCDLVAGRQVVNNLER, from the coding sequence ATGGTCATTCAATCGGAACAACTGCTGGAGACGGTTCTTGACCTGGAACGCTCGCGCCAGCGGGAACGGGAAATTCGCCTTGAAGCGGAAGCCCTGCTCGAGGGGTTGCGGGGAATGAGCGGTACGCAGGAACAGGAAGACCTGTTCCAAGCCCTGATCCACGCCCTGCGCAATGTGATCGATTTTGAACAGGCATTCATTCTCCAGGCAAGAGCGGCAACAACAATGACAGTCCTGGCGACCACCGCCCTGTCCATGAAAAACAGCCGATGGCAGATCGGTCCCGTTTTTGCCAAGGCGCTGCAGGGGAAGCCGGTGGCCACTTTTGATGTTTCGCAGGTTCCGGAATGGAAGGATCAACCGCCTGAAATAAGGACCAATACGCGATCCGCCCTGCACATCGGCCTCAAGGGCAGCGCCTGGGACACGATGTTGGTGGTCACCCATTCGCACCCCAAACATTTCGGTCCCAGTCAGGTGAAAAAAGCCATGCGGTTCTCCCCTCTGGCCTCGCAGGCGATCCTCACCCTGGAATTACGAAAGGCCCTGCTGGAACGGGACAGATTCTATCAACTGTCCCTCGATGCCATGGCCATTTTCACCATGGACGGCACCATCATTCAGCACAATCAGGGCTGGTGTGACAGTTTCAACGCGGATCGGCCGCCCGTGCATAACATTTTCGAGCTGACGCCCCCTGACGAGGGCGAGCAATGGCAACAGGTGATGGAAACGTTGCACGTTCGGGGTGGGAGCCGGGCCATCAAAACCCGACTCCGGGCAGGGGCCGGCGAGTATCACTGGTTCTCCTGCAGCATCGCGGTCTATCCCGATCAGATGCTCTACTATATCGTTGCCCGCGATATTACCGAGAGCGTCCTTTTCGAACAAAAACTGGCCTATCAGGCCGGTCACGATTCGCTCACCGGCCTGAGAAACCGGGCGGAATTCATGGACTATCTCAAAACCACCTTTTCCCGCTACAAAAACGATTCGGGCACCTGTTTCGCCCTGCTCTTTCTCGACCTCAACAAATTCAAAACGATCAACGATACCCTGGGCCACGAAATTGGTGATGAGTTGCTCAAGGCCTTTGCCACAACCCTGCAGGAGGTGGTGCGCAGCGAGGACATCGTCTCCCGTTTCGGCGGCGACGAGTTCACGATCATTCTCAAAAAGATCCATTCAGTCGTCGATGCGGAAACCGTGGCCCACCGCATCCGCGAGAAATGTCAAATCCCCTACGAGCTCAAGGGACACCGCGTTCAGGCCTCAACCAGCATCGGCATCGCGGTCAGCGCCCCGGATTTCCGTCACGAAGAGGAGATGATCCATGCAGCCGACCTGGCCATGTATACCGCTAAAAAGGAGAAACTCCCGTTCTCCATCCACCACGGGCCGTTGCAGTGTGACCTCGTTGCCGGTCGGCAAGTGGTCAACAACCTGGAGCGATAA
- a CDS encoding YchE family NAAT transporter, with translation MDVGTFNEYLKFFVALVAVVNPVGMIPVFINLTASQDVSERNKTGTVSGLSVGIILLAVLFTGEAILRFFGISVGSFRVGGGILILLMAIAMLNAKMSNIRQTKEEELDSAARESVAVVPLATPLLAGPGAISTVILHAQRHDSPLHHLYLSLAIIALSALTVVLMRLAPHISQWLGKTGINIVTRLMGLVMAAMGVEFIAHGLKQLFPILGQG, from the coding sequence ATGGATGTCGGTACATTCAATGAATATTTGAAATTTTTCGTCGCTCTGGTGGCGGTGGTCAACCCGGTGGGCATGATCCCGGTGTTCATCAACCTCACCGCCAGCCAAGACGTGAGCGAGCGCAACAAAACCGGAACCGTCAGCGGACTGTCGGTGGGCATCATCCTCTTGGCGGTGCTCTTCACCGGAGAAGCCATTCTGCGCTTCTTCGGCATCTCGGTCGGGTCATTCCGGGTCGGCGGCGGTATTCTCATTTTGCTGATGGCCATTGCCATGCTCAACGCCAAAATGAGCAACATTCGCCAGACCAAAGAGGAGGAGTTGGATTCCGCTGCGCGGGAAAGCGTGGCCGTGGTCCCCCTGGCCACACCGCTGTTGGCCGGTCCCGGTGCGATCAGCACGGTCATCCTCCATGCCCAGCGGCACGATTCACCCCTGCATCATCTCTACCTCAGCCTGGCGATCATCGCCCTCTCGGCCTTGACGGTCGTCTTAATGCGACTTGCCCCCCATATCAGTCAATGGCTGGGCAAAACCGGGATCAACATCGTCACCCGACTGATGGGCCTGGTGATGGCCGCCATGGGCGTGGAATTCATCGCCCACGGCCTCAAACAGCTCTTTCCCATTCTTGGCCAAGGCTGA
- a CDS encoding DUF1653 domain-containing protein, giving the protein MNDLTPLPTLPLGRYRHYKGGEYEVLGVVRHSETLEPLVLYRPLYNATGLWVRPFAMFTEKIEINGRRQRRFAMVDGIAP; this is encoded by the coding sequence ATGAATGATCTTACCCCGCTGCCGACCTTGCCCTTGGGCCGTTATCGTCACTACAAGGGCGGCGAATACGAGGTGCTGGGCGTTGTCCGCCACAGCGAAACCCTGGAGCCGCTGGTTCTCTATCGTCCACTGTACAACGCGACCGGCCTCTGGGTGCGCCCCTTTGCCATGTTCACAGAAAAGATCGAGATCAACGGCCGACGGCAGCGTCGCTTTGCCATGGTTGATGGCATTGCCCCCTAA
- a CDS encoding MFS transporter encodes MEQQISKSAAMILLTVCIAQFMAPFMLTSIGVALPSLGRDLGASAMQIGLVEQTYVLSLAMFMLTFGRLGDILGQRIMFLLGLAIFTSFTFVLGFASSILVVITLRFFQGLGAAMMLSGSMALVAAAFPPALRARKIGVVSACTYVGLSTGPVIGGYITQHFGWRHVFLVPVPIGLAAVLTCLFGMKETEKNASGERMDWLGSLVYALSVGCIMSGAAHAQMILVGPPLLVAGTVGLGLFLLLEKRCASPLLDVKLLSGNRFFTLSSLAALGNYAATFGIVFFMSLFLQYAKGLTARQAGFILLLQPLMQVVTSPISGRLADRIEIAKLATAGMLISAAGLLLAAMTLSVQTPLWLVAMELMLIGAGFGIFITPNSTAIMDSVQRRQFGVASGMIGAMRTLGMATSLTTITLLFSLFMGDQAVTDTNLPRFILSMKTALVIFSFFSCLGVILSLSRGRRQAA; translated from the coding sequence ATGGAACAACAAATATCAAAATCAGCGGCCATGATCCTGTTGACGGTCTGCATCGCCCAGTTCATGGCCCCGTTCATGCTCACCTCCATCGGCGTGGCCCTGCCTTCGCTCGGGCGCGATCTCGGCGCCTCGGCCATGCAGATCGGCCTGGTCGAGCAGACCTATGTCCTCTCCCTGGCGATGTTTATGCTCACCTTTGGCCGCCTGGGGGATATCCTCGGCCAGCGGATCATGTTTCTTCTCGGCCTGGCCATCTTTACCAGCTTCACCTTTGTGCTCGGTTTTGCCTCGAGTATTTTGGTGGTCATCACGCTGCGCTTTTTCCAGGGGTTGGGCGCGGCGATGATGCTCTCCGGCAGCATGGCCCTGGTGGCCGCGGCCTTTCCTCCGGCGCTGCGGGCGCGCAAGATCGGTGTGGTCTCCGCCTGCACCTATGTGGGGTTGTCGACCGGACCGGTGATCGGCGGCTACATTACCCAGCATTTCGGCTGGCGGCATGTCTTTCTTGTCCCGGTCCCCATCGGTCTCGCCGCGGTCCTGACCTGTCTGTTCGGGATGAAGGAGACCGAGAAAAATGCCTCCGGAGAACGGATGGATTGGCTCGGCAGCCTGGTGTATGCGCTCAGTGTGGGCTGCATCATGAGTGGAGCGGCGCACGCGCAGATGATCTTGGTCGGACCGCCCCTGCTGGTCGCCGGGACGGTGGGCCTGGGCCTGTTTCTTCTTTTGGAGAAGCGGTGCGCGAGTCCGCTGTTGGACGTCAAACTGCTCTCCGGCAATCGGTTTTTCACCCTCTCCAGCCTGGCTGCCCTGGGGAACTATGCCGCTACCTTCGGCATCGTCTTTTTCATGAGCCTCTTTCTGCAGTACGCCAAGGGGCTCACCGCCCGCCAGGCCGGCTTCATCCTGCTGCTGCAGCCGCTGATGCAGGTGGTGACCTCGCCCATTTCCGGTCGCCTGGCCGATAGGATCGAGATTGCCAAGCTGGCCACCGCCGGCATGCTGATCAGCGCAGCCGGGCTGCTGCTGGCTGCAATGACCTTGAGCGTACAAACGCCGCTGTGGCTGGTGGCCATGGAGCTGATGCTGATTGGTGCCGGTTTCGGCATCTTCATCACCCCCAACTCCACCGCGATCATGGACAGTGTTCAGCGGCGCCAGTTCGGGGTGGCCTCGGGCATGATCGGCGCCATGCGCACCCTTGGCATGGCAACCAGCCTCACCACCATCACCTTGCTTTTTTCGCTGTTCATGGGCGATCAGGCGGTCACCGATACCAATCTGCCCCGGTTCATCCTCAGCATGAAGACCGCGCTGGTGATCTTCTCCTTTTTTTCCTGTCTGGGAGTGATCCTTTCCCTCAGTCGCGGCAGGCGTCAGGCTGCCTGA
- a CDS encoding FIST N-terminal domain-containing protein: MGETPNLLVLYCSTEYEIEAIIQAIRNRTPKVAIHGGTSCRGVMTQLGLASKNHTGLAILAIADPDGNYGVGVSPIENGPQAAAEAAITEALANANCPGEVPAMVWLTAVPGCEEALLEGIATVLGEDVPVAGGSSADNTLDGNWKQFTADQMYSNAVVVTALFPSTEVMFAFHSGYEPTDAKGLITKAGGYEATGNRGIATATNQRTLMEIDGRPAAEVYNEWTGGLISDMLGTGGHILGRTTLQPLGRVAGYIGEVPYFQLSHPDSVTADNALTLFSDMSAGDEIVLMRGTVDSLITRAGRVATSAMETHTAAPEDIAGALVVYCAGCMLTVQDRLEEVVDSIREALPGIPFLGTFTYGEQGCFLNGGNRHGNLMISVLLFTRE; the protein is encoded by the coding sequence ATGGGAGAGACTCCAAACCTACTGGTACTTTACTGCTCGACCGAATACGAAATAGAGGCCATCATCCAAGCCATACGCAACCGAACACCGAAGGTCGCCATCCACGGCGGCACCTCCTGCAGGGGCGTGATGACCCAGCTGGGCCTTGCCTCGAAAAATCATACGGGTCTTGCCATACTGGCCATTGCTGATCCGGATGGAAACTATGGAGTTGGAGTATCCCCCATAGAAAACGGTCCGCAGGCTGCCGCAGAGGCGGCAATCACCGAGGCCCTCGCCAATGCCAACTGCCCCGGCGAAGTTCCGGCTATGGTCTGGTTGACCGCGGTTCCTGGATGTGAAGAGGCCCTGCTTGAAGGTATAGCCACGGTACTCGGCGAGGATGTGCCGGTTGCCGGAGGCAGCTCGGCCGACAATACCCTTGATGGCAACTGGAAACAGTTCACCGCAGACCAGATGTACAGCAATGCGGTGGTGGTAACGGCCCTCTTTCCATCCACCGAGGTGATGTTCGCCTTTCACAGCGGCTATGAACCAACCGATGCCAAGGGCTTGATCACCAAGGCCGGCGGCTACGAGGCCACAGGAAACAGGGGGATCGCCACCGCAACCAACCAGCGAACCCTGATGGAAATCGACGGTCGTCCGGCAGCCGAGGTCTACAACGAGTGGACCGGAGGACTGATCAGCGACATGCTCGGCACGGGCGGCCACATTCTCGGTCGGACCACTCTCCAGCCCCTCGGACGAGTGGCGGGGTATATCGGCGAGGTTCCCTACTTCCAGCTCTCCCATCCCGATTCGGTCACAGCGGACAATGCATTGACCCTCTTTTCCGATATGTCGGCCGGTGATGAAATCGTGCTCATGCGGGGAACCGTCGACAGTCTCATTACCAGAGCCGGCAGGGTGGCGACCTCGGCCATGGAGACTCACACGGCCGCCCCTGAGGATATCGCCGGTGCCTTGGTGGTGTACTGCGCCGGCTGCATGCTGACCGTGCAGGATCGTCTGGAGGAGGTGGTGGACTCCATCCGCGAGGCCCTGCCCGGCATCCCCTTTCTCGGGACCTTCACCTACGGCGAGCAGGGGTGTTTTCTCAACGGAGGCAATCGACACGGCAACCTGATGATCTCGGTGCTGCTCTTTACCAGGGAGTGA
- a CDS encoding DUF1847 domain-containing protein gives MQQTPANCAKCSFKPDERVCRTEGGRHPENCPTIRKPDLIEVARGEYAKKENAEFARQASLQERDGYSNRELGYAKVRPAKPRIEEILDFIGKMGYKKIGLAFCLGLRNEAMIVERFFSNHGLEMASVICKVGRVPKEELGLTDQDKISVCTFETMCNPILQAQVLNSENTEFNILLGLCVGHDSLFLKYAEAPCTVLAVKDRVTGHNPLAAVYTLDSYYRALK, from the coding sequence ATGCAACAAACACCTGCCAACTGCGCCAAATGTTCCTTTAAACCCGACGAGCGGGTCTGCCGCACCGAGGGCGGCCGCCATCCTGAAAACTGCCCCACCATCCGTAAACCCGATCTGATCGAGGTGGCGCGTGGCGAGTACGCCAAGAAAGAAAACGCCGAATTTGCCCGCCAGGCCTCCCTCCAGGAACGCGACGGCTACAGCAACCGCGAACTGGGGTATGCCAAGGTACGGCCGGCCAAGCCGCGTATCGAGGAGATCTTGGATTTCATCGGCAAGATGGGCTACAAGAAGATCGGCCTGGCCTTCTGCCTCGGCCTGCGCAACGAAGCCATGATCGTGGAGCGATTCTTCAGCAACCACGGCCTGGAGATGGCCTCGGTGATCTGCAAGGTGGGCCGGGTGCCCAAAGAGGAACTGGGGCTCACCGATCAGGACAAGATCAGCGTCTGCACCTTTGAAACCATGTGCAACCCAATCCTCCAGGCCCAGGTGCTCAACTCGGAAAACACCGAGTTCAACATCCTGCTCGGCCTCTGCGTCGGTCACGACTCGCTCTTTCTCAAGTACGCCGAGGCCCCCTGCACCGTGCTCGCGGTCAAGGACCGGGTCACCGGCCACAATCCCCTGGCTGCGGTGTATACGCTGGATTCGTATTATCGGGCATTGAAATAA
- a CDS encoding 3D domain-containing protein has translation MNKRTLPSLLAVICSLVLWGSLMLLGGCARQPVGRMMETTAYCGCSLCCGWERGSWAYLKLDFWNRYVSSGSNAGRPYLGLTAMGTDPHEPEEGLFSWDTLFRPWMLPVRMLPWSWFQEDGTIAADTKYYPFGTRMYVEGYGWGRVEDRGGAIKGPNRIDLYFDSHEDARQWGRRKTWVRIERP, from the coding sequence ATGAATAAACGAACCCTTCCCTCATTGCTTGCTGTGATCTGTAGCCTTGTGTTGTGGGGCTCGCTTATGCTGCTTGGCGGATGCGCCCGGCAGCCCGTCGGCAGAATGATGGAAACCACCGCCTACTGCGGTTGCTCGCTCTGTTGCGGTTGGGAGCGCGGGAGCTGGGCCTATCTCAAACTCGATTTTTGGAACCGCTATGTCAGTTCCGGATCCAATGCCGGGCGCCCGTATCTCGGGCTGACCGCCATGGGGACCGATCCGCACGAACCGGAGGAAGGGCTGTTTTCCTGGGACACCCTCTTTCGCCCCTGGATGCTGCCGGTGCGCATGCTCCCCTGGTCCTGGTTCCAGGAGGATGGGACCATTGCCGCGGATACCAAGTATTATCCGTTCGGTACGAGGATGTACGTGGAGGGCTATGGTTGGGGCCGGGTCGAGGATCGGGGCGGGGCGATCAAGGGGCCCAACCGTATTGACCTCTACTTCGACTCCCACGAGGATGCCCGCCAGTGGGGGCGGCGGAAGACCTGGGTGCGGATTGAACGGCCGTAG